In one Rhodococcus sp. B50 genomic region, the following are encoded:
- a CDS encoding phosphotriesterase family protein yields the protein MTSVDTVRGPLDTGRLGRVLMHEHVFVLGEEIRSNFPDYPSPWDEDERVEDAVAKLQALSDRGIDTIVDPTVVGLGRYIPRIQRVAARTDIAIVVATGLYTYNDLPFQFHNVGPGLLVDGPEPLTELFVKDIREGIAGTGVRAGMLKCAIEIPGLTPGVERVMRAVGQAHVETGVPITVHTNPHTGSGEVAQRVLAEEGVDVTKVVIGHSGDSTDLDYLRRIADAGSILGMDRFGLDLLLPFEQRVGTVAALVEAGYTERMVLSHDAACFIDWFPHDVKQAAVPNWNYNHISDEVLPALRERGVTEEQITTMLVDNPRRFFER from the coding sequence ATGACATCCGTCGACACAGTTCGCGGCCCACTCGATACGGGCCGTCTGGGGAGAGTTCTCATGCACGAGCACGTCTTCGTGCTCGGCGAGGAGATTCGCAGCAACTTTCCCGATTATCCGAGCCCATGGGACGAGGACGAACGCGTCGAGGACGCCGTCGCGAAACTGCAGGCGTTGTCGGACCGCGGCATCGACACGATCGTCGATCCCACGGTGGTCGGCCTCGGCCGGTACATCCCGCGCATTCAGCGTGTCGCCGCACGGACCGACATCGCCATCGTCGTCGCGACCGGCCTGTACACCTACAACGACCTGCCGTTCCAGTTCCACAATGTCGGGCCGGGACTGCTGGTGGACGGACCGGAGCCACTCACCGAGCTGTTCGTGAAGGACATCCGCGAGGGCATCGCCGGCACGGGCGTGCGTGCGGGAATGCTCAAGTGCGCCATCGAGATTCCGGGCCTCACGCCCGGAGTCGAACGCGTGATGCGGGCGGTGGGACAGGCGCACGTCGAGACCGGCGTGCCGATCACGGTGCACACCAACCCCCACACCGGATCGGGGGAGGTGGCGCAGCGAGTGCTCGCGGAGGAAGGCGTCGACGTCACCAAGGTGGTCATCGGGCACAGCGGTGATTCGACCGATCTGGACTATCTGCGCCGGATCGCCGACGCCGGTTCGATTCTCGGAATGGATCGCTTCGGCCTCGACCTGCTGTTGCCGTTCGAGCAGCGTGTCGGCACGGTAGCCGCACTCGTGGAGGCCGGCTACACCGAGCGCATGGTGCTCTCGCACGACGCGGCGTGCTTCATCGACTGGTTCCCGCACGACGTGAAGCAGGCCGCCGTGCCCAACTGGAACTACAACCACATCAGCGACGAGGTGCTGCCTGCCCTGCGCGAACGGGGCGTGACCGAGGAGCAGATCACCACGATGCTCGTGGACAATCCGCGGCGGTTCTTCGAGCGGTGA